The Cloeon dipterum chromosome 3, ieCloDipt1.1, whole genome shotgun sequence genome includes a region encoding these proteins:
- the LOC135940773 gene encoding myosin-IIIb-like isoform X3, giving the protein MHRDVKGHNILLTDEACVKLVDFGVSSHLGATLGRRSTSVGTPYWMAPEVIACEQQLDASYDARCDVWSLGVTAIELAEGDPPLSELHPMRALFQIPRNPPPGLQRPEEWSPELPDFISECLIKDLEQRPFARELLEHPLIKRGAIASSQARHQLKEEIDRQRAEGRVIRQPEVTTKHGKLKSDRKSRPQQMYMDDLAALDNLSEDTIVQQLEKRFDQRQIYTYIGDILVAVNPFSELGLYTDKEQRRYRGQARSENPPHIFAVADASYQALLHQRQNQAIVISGESGAGKTESANLLLKQLVFLGKAPNRNLEDRILQVNPIMEAFGNAQTGINDNSSRFGKYLDLTMTNSGKVTGARISVYLLEQSRVVQQATGERNFHVFYYLYDGLEWDGRLKRFHLDSSLRGRHRYLAGDRLDKATKQINIGRFQQLKEGFKLLGFKEDEVDAVYCILAAILHLGDIEFGEIASDDNTDKSRVIDLAPLHRVCALLGVEAGDLLEALTSNSVVTRGETITRNNTVAEANAARDAMAKGLYGRLFDWVVNQINRLLALNRYTCKEPLAIGLLDIFGFENFSKNSFEQLCINIANEQIQYYFNQHIFTWEQQEYMAEGIPVDLVEFSDNRPVLDMLLSRPMGLLALLDEESRFPRSSDSSLVSKFHNNVKSKFYVRPKSNALCFAIHHYAGRVVYQAENFLEKNKNFLPPEVIQLLRQSEVDTVRFLFQCPLTKTGNLYSSVTGPPPSGELNNNTRNLTPPDLPYADHHNSREKFSSRGLASQSRAQQTVATYFRYSLMDLLQKMVSGYPQFVRCVKPNDSRRPGLFDREKILKQLRYTGVMETIRIRQHGFSHRLTFSEFLRRYYFLAFGYDERVVANRDTCRLLLLRLKLDGWALGKTKVFLKYYHVEYLSKLYEEQLRKIVLVQSCIRRWLAKIRYDKNKWKVAESVLILQKYARGWKARKEAKLLREVRNRKRREELREQVRRASHGSPTKAAGAWIQNKLLSAMSFGDNEKENRKKSKKDEAATIIQSHYRGYTVRRKWSAEAEGRIRRVLALHNNPREALVALQEEGLNPDEANMLVQRHYHGWRQQKYPAPPPPPAYPKGQQKKNKDRQADLIAFSQNVHMVNQDAHKFLRRNKPGVRLQDVTEPPASYQRPRGFNLIPHLLSKSDNSSKNKQNNQHLSYYNALKQEMSRNSPEEEVEEEEKEEEVDCWDGPLLQLQQKLRPKARGQPEGIDLQRQRREMLAASQSQARMNERRESNLLTAWHSAIHGDKTDRVRNIGKQVIDSALNQRIKELHRQDSNSSLIQVGNSYVSDPPMLQPSNNHTQAMQFSPASDLRRLLRQGDHNVAYREPGSDDITGPYNFKQLLRPTEYAPTESLRKRKGLALLNQASLEDEPVLIPVQKNLQDSPTKRRARPPVDILRRKY; this is encoded by the exons ATGCACCGAGATGTCAAGGGTCACAACATCTTGCTGACCGACGAGGCCTGCGTGAAATTGGTCGATTTCGGCGTGTCCTCTCACTTGGGGGCCACCCTCGGAAGGAGGAGCACTTCC GTGGGAACGCCGTACTGGATGGCCCCTGAAGTCATTGCATGCGAGCAACAACTGGACGCCAGCTACGACGCTCGCTGCGACGTTTGGTCCCTCGGAGTCACGGCCATTGAATTGGCCGAGGGTGATCCGCCCCTGTCGGAGCTGCATCCTATGCGAGCCCTCTTCCAg ATTCCCAGGAATCCACCACCTGGTCTACAGCGCCCCGAGGAATGGAGCCCTGAGCTGCCAGACTTCATCAGCGAGTGTCTAATCAAGGACTTGGAGCAGAGGCCGTTCGCGCGGGAGCTGCTCGAGCACCCACTGATCAAGAGGGGAGCCATCGCCTCCTCACAA GCCCGACATCAGTTGAAAGAGGAGATTGACCGGCAGCGCGCCGAGGGCCGCGTGATTCGCCAGCCCGAGGTCACCACCAAGCACGGCAAACTCAAGTCGGACCGCAAGTCACGACCGCAACAGATGTACATGGATGACTTGGCCGCGTTGGACAACCTCTCAGAGGACACAATTGTCCAGCAGCTGGAGAAGAGGTTCGACCAGCGCCAAATTTACACCTACATCGGCGACATTCTAGTTGCCGTCAACCCATTTTCTGAGCTTGGACTCTACACTGACAAG gagCAACGGCGCTACCGTGGCCAAGCCCGGTCAGAAAACCCGCCGCACATTTTCGCTGTGGCCGATGCGTCGTACCAGGCCCTGCTCCACCAGCGGCAAAACCAAGCCATTGTCATCAGCGGCGAGAGCGGTGCCGGCAAAACGGAGAGCGCCAACCTGCTCCTCAAGCAACTCGTCTTCTTGGGAAAG GCGCCGAACCGCAATCTGGAAGACCGAATCCTGCAGGTGAACCCCATCATGGAGGCGTTCGGAAATGCCCAGACCGGTATAAACGATAACTCGTCGCGTTTCGGCAAGTACCTAGACCTGACCATGACCAACAGTGGAAAGGTCACTGGAGCCAGAATTTCCGTCTACCTGCTCGAGCAGTCCCGGGTGGTGCAGCAAGCCAC AGGTGAGCGTAACTTCCACGTCTTCTACTACCTGTACGACGGGCTGGAATGGGACGGACGCCTGAAGCGCTTCCACCTGGACAGTTCGCTGAGGGGCAGGCACCGCTACCTTGCCGGCGATCGCCTGGACAAGGCCACCAAACAAATCAATATCGGCCGCTTCCAGCAGCTGAAGGAGGGATTCAAACTACTCGGTTTCAAGGAGGACGAGGTGGACGCCGTCTACTGCATTTTGGCCGCCATCCTCCACCTGGGAGACATCGAGTTTGGCGAGATTGCGTCTGATGACAATACAGACAAGAGCAGGGTCATCGACTTGGCGCCTTTGCACAGAG TTTGTGCGTTGCTTGGGGTGGAGGCGGGCGACCTCTTGGAAGCGCTGACCTCCAACAGCGTGGTGACCAGAGGCGAAACCATCACAAGGAACAACACCGTGGCCGAGGCAAATGCGGCCAGAGACGCGATGGCCAAGGGTCTGTACGGAAGGCTGTTTGATTGGGTCGTGAACCAAATTAACAGGTTGCTCGCCCTCAACAGATACACTTG CAAAGAGCCACTTGCCATTGGCCTTTTGGACATCTTTGGATTCGAGAATTTCTCCAAGAACTCCTTTGAGCAGCTCTGCATCAACATTGCCAATGAGCAAATTCAGTACTACTTCAATCAACACATTTTCACTTGGGAGCAACAG GAATACATGGCAGAAGGAATTCCAGTGGATCTTGTTGAATTTTCCGACAACAGGCCTGTTTTGGACATGCTCTTGTCCAGGCCTATGGGTCTCCTGGCACTTTTAGACGAAGAAAGCAGATTCCCCAGATCAAGCGATTCTTCTCTAGTTT ccaaGTTCCACAACAACGTGAAGAGCAAATTCTATGTCAGACCAAAAAGCAACGCACTGTGCTTCGCCATCCACCATTACGCAGGAAGAGTCGTGTATCAGGCCGAGAACTTCCTTGAGAAGAACAAGAACTTCCTTCCGCCCGAGGTGATTCAGCTACTGCGTCAGAGCGAGGTGGATACCGTCCGCTTCCTCTTCCAGTGTCCGCTCACCAAAACTGGAAACCTTTACTCCTCCGTCACTGGACCTCCGCCTTCCGGGGAGCTGAACAACAACACGCGGAACTTGACTCCACCGGATTTGCCTTACGCAGACCACCACAACTCCAGG GAAAAATTCAGCAGCAGAGGATTGGCATCGCAATCCAGAGCCCAACAAACGGTGGCTACTTACTTCAGATATTCACTCATGGATCTCCTTCAAAAAATG GTGAGTGGCTATCCGCAGTTTGTGCGCTGCGTCAAGCCAAACGACAGCCGCCGGCCGGGCCTGTTTGACCGCGAGAAGATTCTGAAGCAGCTGCGCTACACAGGCGTCATGGAAACGATCAGGATCAGGCAGCATGGCTTCTCGCACCGCCTCACCTTCAGCGAGTTCCTCCGCAGGTACTACTTCCTGGCGTTCGGATACGACGAGCGCGTGGTTGCCAATCGGGACACgtgccggctgctgctgctgcggctcaAACTGGACGGCTGGGCTCTGGGCAAAACCAAGGTCTTCCTCAAGTACTACCATGTCGAGTACCTGTCCAAGCTTTACGAGGAGCAG CTGCGTAAAATCGTCTTGGTGCAATCGTGCATTCGTCGGTGGCTGGCCAAAATAAGGTACGACAAGAACAAATGGAAGGTGGCTGAGAGCGTCTTGATTCTGCAGAAGTACGCCAGAGGGTGGAAGGCACGCAAAGAGGCCAAGCTCCTCCGAGAGGTCCGCAACCGGAAGAGGAGGGAGGAACTCAGGGAACAAGTGCGCAGAG CATCACATGGCAGTCCAACCAAGGCAGCTGGAGCCTGGATTCAAAACAAACTTCTCTCAGCCATGTCGTTTGGGGACAATGAGAAGGAAAATAGGAAGAAATCAAAGAAGGATGAGGCAGCCACCATTATTCAAAGTC attaCCGAGGCTACACAGTGCGACGTAAGTGGAGTGCAGAAGCGGAGGGCCGCATTCGGCGCGTCCTCGCGCTGCACAACAACCCGCGAGAGGCGCTGGTCGCCCTGCAAGAAGAGGGCCTCAACCCTGACGAGGCCAACATGCTGGTGCAACGGCACTACCACGGCTGGCGCCAGCAGAAGTACCCGgcgcctccaccgccgccggcCTATCCAAAGGGCCAGCAGAAGAAGAACAAGGATCGACAGGCAGATTTGATCGCCTTTTCGCAAAACGTTCACATGGTCAACCAAGACGCTCACAAGTTCCTCAGGAG AAACAAGCCAGGCGTGCGTCTGCAGGACGTCACGGAACCGCCCGCCTCCTACCAAAGGCCTCGCGGTTTCAACTTGATTCCTCATCTGCTTAGCAAGTCAGACAACAGTTcaaaaaacaagcaaaataaCCAGCACCTCTCCTATTACAACGCCCTCAAACAGGAAATGAGCAG AAACTCTCCTGAAGAGGaggtggaggaggaggaaaaggaGGAGGAAGTTGATTGCTGGGACGGACCCCTCCTGCAACTGCAGCAGAAACTTAGGCCAAAGGCCAG GGGGCAGCCAGAGGGCATTGATTTGCAGAGGCAGCGGCGCGAAATGCTGGCGGCAAGTCAGTCACAGGCGCGGATGAACGAGCGTCGCGAGTCCAACCTGCTCACCGCCTGGCACAGTGCCATCCACGGAGACAAAA CGGACCGGGTGCGCAACATCGGCAAGCAGGTCATCGATTCTGCACTGAACCAAAGAATCAAAGAGCTCCACAGACAAGACAGCAACAGCAG cctgATTCAAGTGGGCAACAGCTACGTGTCAGACCCTCCAATGTTGCAGCCGAGCAACAACCACACTCAGGCGATGCAGTTCAGTCCTGCCTCCGACCTGAGAAGACTCCTTCGTCAAGGAGACCACAACGTCGCTTATCGG GAGCCTGGAAGCGACGACATCACCGGTCCGTACAATTTCAAGCAGCTGCTGCGGCCGACGGAGTACGCGCCTACAGAGTCCCTGAGGAAGCGGAAGGGCCTTGCCCTTTTGAACCAAGCCAGCCTGGAGGACGAACCAGTGTTGATACCAGTACAGAAGAACCTGCAGGACTCACCAACCAAACGCAGAGCGAGGCCACCTGTCGACATTCTGCGCAGAAAGTACTAA